AAAGTGGCTTATAGTATTGTCTGATTGAATTTATGGCTGACGTCTTGCGCAGGAAGGGTAATGGAATACGACACACCAGCTAAGCTACTCAGAACGGGAGGATTCGTTCTTCTCAAAACTCATAAAGGAGTACTCAATGAGATCTAAAGATTTCAACAATTTTAGCAAACGTGTATAATGTGGAGCTAACCCATATGAAATCTTAAATTCATTAGATAGTTActtatttttgttgattttttttttattttgttatgttGGAGATTAAGGTTGTCTAATATAAACGCTACTACAAGGATATCTTCGGATTATCTTTAAAGGATCTCAAACATTTCATTAAACTCAAACCACCCACTTTTTAGATTGTCTAATTAAATTAACTAGTTCTGGATGGCTAAATATACATCAGGATATATATACAGAGAGTACATTAGGACTAGTTGCCTAGCATTTGcaaattcatgttttcttttctgATTCCGCTATCTATTTATTGGGGTGTTGTTTGATATTTTATCTTTTatgtttttccttgtttttatttcttttctactcaattgaaaaataaaattagtaCCAAAACAAATTTGAAATAGATTTAGCAATTTTGTTCTTCGGAGAAGATGGAGAAAGAAATGTGAAAGGAAGATATGAAAAAATAAAGGAGATGAGTGCTCTTTTACAGGCGATAAAATAACGACATTTGGAGATAAAAACTACTATTGCGAGATGAAATCAACGGGGACTCTATTGCTATAAGCTTGTCCTACGGTGACTCGGCCAGTTTATCAAGCCACACAGCATACCAAATGTACGAATATGCCTGTGTCGGTAGGAGCCTGGCAACCGGTTGGGACCTAGCTGATTTTGGTGGGGTTGAATTTTGCAAAAGATTGGGCTGAAATATCAAATTCAAGTTACCTAATTTCAGCGAGGGGTATAATTGGTATTTCTAAATTATATAGGGCGTAGAATTGTGAATCGTGTAAATAAAGGACCGAAATCGTGAATACCAAATCTCGCGCTCCTCTTGATAAACCATACAACAAAACAGAAAAAactgaagaagaaaactcgaagGAAACCTAGAAATTTAAGGgctttttttcttctgatttctcCTGAGAAATCTAATTACATTAGATTAGATTTTATTTCATTATctgaattttatttttgtttttaattgttttttgtttgtttgtttgtttgtttgttttttttgtctAATAAAATCTGGTTTTGTGTtctctgaaattagggttttacgttcTATATCTTATACCTACATATTAGGGAGGAGGAGTTATTATTCATCGTTTCATCATCGTTATCATCAAGCCTTCTCAACATTGTCACTGTAAGTCTTTTCTTCTCCCTATGATTTTGGATCTTAATTTGGTTAttaattttttgttgatttttggtttttttatttgttgtttggtGATTAAGGTTGTGAAGATAAGTTAGGAATTTGAGCAAAATGTATTCAGTATTGAATGGGAAACCACTTGAACAATGGAAAGTTACAGAGTTAAAAGAAGAGCTTAAGAAAAGGAAATTACCAGTTAGGGGTTTGAAAGATGAGTTGATTAAACGTTTAGATTTCGATATTTTAAGCGAGAGAGAACAACAACAAGAGACTGTTGAAAATGAGACGGAGAATGAACAAGAAGAGACAGTACAAAATGTGGAGGAGAATGAATCTGTTATTGAAAATGTTGATAATGGGGTCAATTCTGAGACTCAGGCTGATGGTAATGTGGGGACTCAGCCTGCTGagggaaatgttgaacctcaggTTTCCAAAGATGGGGAGGTTCCGATGATTAACACCCCAGAAGTTGAGAATGATTGGGTTGTAGTTGAAGAACCTATTCAGAAAGAGACCGATTCTACCGTTGGAAAAATTGGTACTCCTGAACATCAGAATACTAATGTTGGGGAGGCTCAGTCAGTTAGCACTCCTATTGTTGACGATGTTAGGGAAAATAGTGAAAACAAAAGCAAAAGGGTGGAAGCTGATGAGGCTATGGTTGATGTTGGTGCTGTTGATGACAGTTCATCTGTCATGGGTCAGGGTGATGTTCAGGATGTTGGATCCGTGGCTTGTACTGATTCTACTGCAGCAATTATGGATGCTACTGATTCTGCTGCAGTATTAATGGATGCTACTGATTCTGCTGCAGCGGACGTGGTTGTTGCAGTTTCTGTGGAAACGAATGTCACAGTCACCCAGAGTGTGGTTACTGATGTTTTATCCAGTGATGAAGAATTGGAGAACAAGGAAGCTGATAGGGAGCCTGAGGTTCCAAATCATGCTTCTGGGGATTCAATGCATGGCCTGTCCAATCAAAATAGCCAGGTATCCAAGGTTAGCCGTgatttagggtttcaagtaaggtCTGAGTCTATTTCTACTAGTTCTGTGTCAATTATTGAAAAGAATGAACTAAAGGGTAATTTAAATGCTGATAATTTCCATATAGAACAAAATGTTGTTATGCCGGAGATGGTGCAACCATCATCCAATGATGTTTCTCCAGATGATGGAGCTTTGCGTTCTCTGGATGGTCAAGGGCCTTGTGAGATGGAAGGGTTAGATGAAACTAGGGATACTGTGGACCTTCATAAGAAAAATGATGCCACGGATGCCTCATTGGAAAAATTAAATCTAGATAGGAGTTCAGGGGATGAATCTATGGAGGAAGACATATCAGAGAGTAGGCATGTTGagtcaaaacataattctgatgaGATGAAGGTCAGTGATGTAAAAGAAAACAATCATGTTGGTGTTATGATTGACAGCGTTTCTGCTGAAGGGGGTCATGCTGTTCCTGCGGAGAAACGAAAACTCCAAGGTAAAGTTGATAGTACTCTGGTCTTGAACTTAAATACTTAGATTTATGTTCTACCCTGGTTATCAATATTGTGGTTGAGATCATGCCTGTTGCATTCTAGTTCTCTTTCCAGTTTGTTAACTGTTGCAATGGAAGTGCGCTCGCATCGCCTGTAGATTTTGTACTGAATAGGTATCTAGTTCAGGTGTCAAAGCTTGCTGATTGTTTTAAAATTCTGTCGTGTACTTAGTGACTACTATTGCAGATAGTCATCAGGCCTAAACAGGTCATAGTTTTGCAAAATAATAAAATTCCATCTCAGTTACCGTACGCAGACAGATGGAAATCAAAGTACTGTAGCAGGTTTTAGCACACTTTAGGTCTTAAAATTCATTTTTGGTAACTTTCAGTGATGCTGTGTGTACTCTTCTAACTTGCCAAAATGTCTCTGCACTTGATATGACATTGTATTCTACGTGTCAGTTTGATAATAGTTACGCTTTCTTAAGGTGTTTATTATTCTTCTTGCACAGATCAAGAAGTTGGCAAGAACAACGAAGCTCCAAAGAGGCAACGTCGGTGGAACCCAGAAACTCTAAAAATTCCTGAACTGCAGACCTCTACTCTTAAATCACATGAAGATGCAATTCCATCTGGTGCACCGAAAAGGAACGTTGCCAAGTCTGATTCAACACTTACCCCTAAAGGTGCACAGGAGCGTGTAGGTAAGGATCCTGGTATATGTGATCTCACTATTTAGACATAAGACTATTTGTTCTGTACCTGATTGGGGATGGTTGTTTTTGACATTTTTGCAGTTCCACCGTCAGCAAAGCCTCCGACAACTTCACTTAGAATCGACAATTTTCTAAGGCCATTCACTCTAAAAGCGGTGCAGGAACTTCTGGCGAAAACTGGTGCTGTATGCAGTTTCTGGATGGACCACATTAAGACGCACTGCTATGTTACGGTATGCTAATTTTGTCCAACTTACCTGTGGACTCTTTTCTTAACTTCTACAAAACTTACTGGTTGGTGTGTTGTTATGTaattatagtttttattcaccaaGCAGCCTTATACTTTATTCTCTCTCTTCCCAAAGGGGGGTTACGTTACCATGGCTGCATATTTTTGTATGTCCATGTTTCTCTGGTGCAGTGCTGCAGAGCTTATTCTTTTGCTCAACTTTTTTCCATCTTTCTGCAGTATTCATCTGTGGAGGAAGCAACGGAGACTCGAAATGCTTTATATAATTTGCAATGGCCTACCAATGGCGGAAAGCTACTGGTTGCTGATTTTGTTGACCCTGAAGATGTGAAAACGCGGGCTGAAGCACCTCCTGCAGCTCCTGTCAGCACCACCCCAAAAACTCCGAAGTCAGGACCATTATCATCCAAACCACCGCCTGAAATTTCTCCCCGCCAAGCAGTCCAGAAGAAGCAACTCCCGCCACCACCAATGACATCTGAACCTCCACCTCCAACTAGGGAACACGCATCTCTTCCACCCCCACCTCCTCTTCCCCAAGAGGAAGATCCTCCAATTGTTACCCTTGACGATTTATTCAGGAAAACTACATCCACCCCTCGGATTTACTATCTACCATTGTCCGAGGAGCAGGTCGCAGCTAAGCTTGCGAGACAAGCCAGAAACACCAAGTAGAGAGTACAGAGGTATGTCCACTGAATCCTGTTTCTCAGTTTCGAAGTACTTTGAAATCTTATTCACGAGGAGCAAAATAGATGGCAAATCTGATACATTGCACTTCTATTGCTGCAGGTATGAGATGGACATCTTCTTGTAGAGTAATCAAAGATCTGATCTAGTATATGTAGTGGAATAAGGGTTTTGATCAGTCAAGAGTCTTTTTATGTACAGCTGAGTAGGCTGAGTTAGCAAGAGAGAGATAGAGGAGAGAGTTATTTATAACTAGACTACTGTAAACAAACCCATTCTGTTATTGGTCTTT
This is a stretch of genomic DNA from Papaver somniferum cultivar HN1 chromosome 1, ASM357369v1, whole genome shotgun sequence. It encodes these proteins:
- the LOC113281762 gene encoding uncharacterized protein LOC113281762 yields the protein MYSVLNGKPLEQWKVTELKEELKKRKLPVRGLKDELIKRLDFDILSEREQQQETVENETENEQEETVQNVEENESVIENVDNGVNSETQADGNVGTQPAEGNVEPQVSKDGEVPMINTPEVENDWVVVEEPIQKETDSTVGKIGTPEHQNTNVGEAQSVSTPIVDDVRENSENKSKRVEADEAMVDVGAVDDSSSVMGQGDVQDVGSVACTDSTAAIMDATDSAAVLMDATDSAAADVVVAVSVETNVTVTQSVVTDVLSSDEELENKEADREPEVPNHASGDSMHGLSNQNSQVSKVSRDLGFQVRSESISTSSVSIIEKNELKGNLNADNFHIEQNVVMPEMVQPSSNDVSPDDGALRSLDGQGPCEMEGLDETRDTVDLHKKNDATDASLEKLNLDRSSGDESMEEDISESRHVESKHNSDEMKVSDVKENNHVGVMIDSVSAEGGHAVPAEKRKLQDQEVGKNNEAPKRQRRWNPETLKIPELQTSTLKSHEDAIPSGAPKRNVAKSDSTLTPKGAQERVVPPSAKPPTTSLRIDNFLRPFTLKAVQELLAKTGAVCSFWMDHIKTHCYVTYSSVEEATETRNALYNLQWPTNGGKLLVADFVDPEDVKTRAEAPPAAPVSTTPKTPKSGPLSSKPPPEISPRQAVQKKQLPPPPMTSEPPPPTREHASLPPPPPLPQEEDPPIVTLDDLFRKTTSTPRIYYLPLSEEQVAAKLARQARNTK